In Larimichthys crocea isolate SSNF chromosome VI, L_crocea_2.0, whole genome shotgun sequence, one genomic interval encodes:
- the ddit3 gene encoding DNA damage-inducible transcript 3 protein — MTAEWLHLPPPYPPGVGPLCGAELEAWYEDLQDILGSDTGGAKLARAPTCTEKEPEFLDVLESCSLTWLTDGSQTWGEGVQRATEEIHNTQPLHHTSSSSSSSSSSCMSPAVAEERRAEAESGRSGDSSAGGGSDLLPPEFFELLSEGGVGMVDPSGAVISGGYYYHHHQHHQANNVQPASPSASEEELPCVPDSPSCSSSASQSPSQNCSSPSSPVSSPSVYPSSRLGKRKRTTSERANSALSSFASSTQRTSSSYSSAKKSRKEREQENERKVQELTEQNERLKAEIERLGEEVQRTRRALIERLVNTRK, encoded by the exons ATGACTGCCGAGTGGCTACACCTGCCCCCGCCGTACCCCCCTGGCGTGGGGCCGTTGTGTGGTGCAGAGTTGGAGGCGTGGTATGAGGACCTGCAGGATATTCTGGGCTCCGACACGGGAGGGGCAAAACTAGCACGTGCCCCCACATGCACCGAG AAGGAGCCGGAGTTTCTGGATGTTCTGGAGAGTTGTTCTCTGACGTGGCTGACGGACGGAAGCCAGACGTGGGGCGAGGGTGTCCAGAGGGCAACAGAGGAGATCCACAACACCCAGCCTCTGCATCAcacctcatcatcatcttcttcctcttcctcctcctgcatgAGTCCAGCTGTTGCAGAAGAGCGGCGGGCAGAGGCTGAGAGTGGGAGAAGTGGAGATAGCTCGGCGGGAGGTGGCAGTGATCTGCTGCCTCCTGAGTTTTTCGAGTTGCTGAGTGAAGGAGGAGTGGGAATGGTGGATCCGAGCGGAGCAGTGATCAGCGGTGGCTATtattatcatcaccatcaacACCACCAGGCTAATAATGTCCAACCTGCGTCTCCCTCAGCCAGCGAGGAGGAACTGCCCTGTGTCCCCGATTCTCcatcctgctcctcctcagcctctcaGTCGCCATCTCAAAATTGTTCTTCCccctcctcacctgtctcttctccctctgtctaCCCATCCTCGCGCCTGGGAAAACGCAAGAGAACCACCAGCGAGAGGGCCAACAGTGCCTTGTCCTCTTTCGCCTCCTCCACACAACGAACATCCTCATCCTACTCGTCAGCCAAAAAGAGTCgcaaagaaagagagcaggagaaCGAGAGGAAGGTACAGGAGCTGACGGAGCAGAACGAGCGTTTGAAAGCAGAGATTGAAAGGCTTGGAGAGGAGGTACAGAGGACACGTAGAGCCCTGATAGAGAGACTAGTCAACACCAGGaaatga
- the mars1 gene encoding methionine--tRNA ligase, cytoplasmic isoform X1, which produces MKLFVSEGNPHCLKVLAALEVTGAKCDVQYVNHEERVVPFLSRPALPALLLPSGLHLFSSNAICRYLFEVNGQDSSELCNQWLEWEATELQPALLQALHMAVLQGKGSEVSKVLQGPLNYLDQSLSKKNTPYLTGEAVSVADVVLWAALYPILSDSSLALGECKSVKIWFDHGAAMHSLQCAAQKVLQGKGLQGMKSYMQKQPAPQSSQCRDTQPCNSSPAESEEGERLVSEEEIEAAALTWSKSLNACPLVANRQHPILPQEGKRNLLVTSALPYVNNVPHLGNIIGCVLSADVFSRYGRLRDWNVLFVCGTDEYGTATENKAREEGLTPQQICDKYHAVHSSIYKWFQIDFDYFGRTTTEKQTEIAQNIFWRLHEHGFLVEDTVEQLRCESCQRFLADRFVEGTCPHCSYPEARGDQCDKCGRLINAVELREPQCKVCRQTPVIRSSKHLFLDLPKLETQLEQWLDKSTSTGDWTANAKQITRSWLRDGLKPRCITRDLKWGTPVPHPDFKEKVFYVWFDAPIGYLSITANYTDKWETWWKNPHQVELYNFMAKDNVPFHSVVFPCSLLGAQDNYTLVNHLVATEYLNYEDTKFSKSRGVGVFGDMAKDTGILSDVWRFYLLYVRPEGQDSAFSWADMATKNNSELLNNLGNFINRAGMFVTKFFEGCVPPMELQHEDKKLLALVGWELQQYIQLMDKVKIRDALKHILNISRHGNQYIQVNEPWKKIKGGDTERQRAGTVTGVSVNISCLLSVMLFPYMPSVSQTIRDQLNAPQSCINTMLQGTGAFVCALSAGHRIGTVSPLFQKLEVDQIEALKKRFGGQQPEDEPPKKKTAAQAAASAQPATVPAPAAPAAAAEVVTVSGVDPEKAKQLTQAVAEQGEKVRALKAQKAEKAVITAEVAKLLDLKKQLALAEGKSPEPAPQKGKKK; this is translated from the exons AGAGAGTGGTGCCCTTCCTTAGCCGTCCAGCCTTGCCAGCCCTGCTTCTGCCTAGTGGACTGCACCTATTCAGCTCCAATGCCATCTGCCG ATACCTGTTTGAAGTAAATGGACAAGACTCAAGTGAACTATGCAATCAGTGGCTTGAATGGGAAGCCACAGAATTACAG CCTGCACTGCTACAGGCCCTTCACATGGCAGTGCTGCAGGGAAAAGGATCAGAGGTGTCCAAGGTCCTCCAGGGACCCCTAAACTACTTGGACCAAAGCTTGAGCAAGAAGAACACGCCATATTTAACTGGG GAAGCCGTTTCAGttgctgatgttgttttgtGGGCTGCGCTATACCCCATTTTATCTGACTCTTCTCTAGCATTGG gtgaaTGCAAGTCTGTGAAGATTTGGTTTGACCATGGAGCTGCTATGCATAGTCTCCAGTGTGCTGCTCAGAAAGTGCTGCAGGGGAAAGGCCTGCAGGGCATGAAGAGCTACATGCAGAAGCAACCTGCCCCTCAGAGCAGCCAGTGCCGAGACACACAGCCATGCAATAGCAGCCCTGCTGAG AGTGAGGAAGGTGAGCGTTTGGTTTCAGAAGAGGAGATTGAGGCAGCTGCTCTCACCTGGAGTAAAAGTTTGAACGCCTGCCCATTGGTTGCAAACAGACAACACCCCAT TTTGCCACAAGAGGGCAAGCGAAACCTGCTTGTGACCAGCGCCTTGCCTTATGTCAACAACGTCCCCCACTTGGGCAACATCATCGGTTGCGTCCTCAGCGCTGACGTCTTCAGCAG GTACGGCCGCCTGCGAGATTGGAacgtgctgtttgtgtgtggcacAGATGAGTACGGCACAGCTACGGAGAACAAGGCCAGAGAGGAGGGTCTGACCCCGCAGCAGATCTGCGACAAGTATCATGCCGTTCACTCCAGCATCTACAAATGGTTCCAGATTGACTTTGACTATTTTGGCAGAACCACCACCGAGAAGCAGACGGA AATAGCCCAGAATATTTTCTGGCGACTCCACGAGCATGGTTTCCTCGTGGAAGACACGGTGGAGCAGCTGCGTTGTGAAAGCTGCCAGCGTTTCCTTGCTGACCGTTTTGTGGAAGGCACCTGTCCCCACTGCAGCTACCCCGAAGCTCGTGGTGACCAGTGTGACAAGTGTGGGCGGCTCATCAATGCCGTAGAGCTCAGG GAACCCCAGTGTAAGGTCTGCAGGCAGACTCCTGTCATCCGCTCCTCCAAACATCTTTTCCTGGACCTGCCAAAG CTGGAGACTCAGTTGGAGCAGTGGCTGGACAAGTCAACCAGCACAGGAGACTGGACAGCAAATGCCAAACAGATCACTCGCTCCTGGCTGAGAGATGGACTCAAACCTCGCTGCATCACCAGGGACCTGAAGTGGGGAACGCCAGTACCTCATCCTGACTTTAAAGAGAAG GTGTTCTACGTGTGGTTTGACGCCCCCATTGGTTATCTGTCCATTACCGCCAACTACACCGACAAATGGGAAACGTGGTGGAAGAATCCTCATCAG GTGGAGCTATACAACTTCATGGCCAAAGACAATGTGCCATTTCACAGTGTGGTGTTTCCCTGCTCCCTACTGGGTGCTCAAGACAACTACACTCTGGTCAACCACCTTGTTGCCACTG AGTATCTGAATTACGAAGACACTAAGTTCTCCAAGAGCCGTGGCGTGGGTGTGTTTGGTGACATGGCCAAGGACACGGGCATCCTGTCTGATGTGTGGCGGTTCTACCTCCTGTACGTGCGTCCAGAGGGACAGGATTCAGCCTTCTCCTGGGCCGACATGGCTACGAAAAACAACTCTGAGCTGCTCAACAACTTGGGCAACTTCATCAACAG agcTGGCATGTTTGTCACTAAGTTCTTTGAGGGCTGTGTTCCTCCGATGGAGCTACAGCATGAAGATAAGAAGCTCCTGGCTCTGGTGGGCTGGGAGCTGCAGCAGTACATCCAGCTCATGGACAAAGTCAA AATCCGTGATGCTCTGAAGCACATCCTCAACATCTCTCGCCACGGCAACCAATACATTCAGGTCAACGAACCTTGGAAGAAGATAAAGggaggagacacagaaag gCAGCGTGCGGGCACAGTGACCGGCGTGTCTGTGAATATCTCCTGCTTGCTCTCAGTGATGCTGTTTCCATACATGCCATCGGTCAGCCAAACCATCAGGGATCAACTCAACGCCCCACAGTCTTGCATCAATACCATGTTGCAAGGCACTGGCGCCTTTGTGTGTGCCTTGAGTGCCGGCCACCGTATTGGCACT GTCAGTCCGTTGTTCCAGAAGCTGGAGGTGGACCAGATTGAGGCTTTGAAGAAGAGATTTGGTGGACAGCAG CCTGAAGATGAACCACCTAAAAAAAAG ACGGCGGCTCAGGCTGCTGCCAGCGCTCAGCCTGCCACTGTGccagctcctgctgctcctgctgctgctgctgaggtggTGACGGTGAGCGGAGTGGACCCAGAGAAAGCCAAGCAGCTCACACAGGCTGTGGCTGAGCAG GGGGAAAAGGTGCGAGCACTAAAAGCCCAGAAGGCAGAGAAGGCCGTGATCACAGCAGAGGTGGCCAAACTGTTGGACCTTAAGAAACAGCTGGCTCTGGCTGAGGGGAAGAGCCCTGAGCCTGCACCTCAGAAGGGCAAGAAGAAGTGA
- the mars1 gene encoding methionine--tRNA ligase, cytoplasmic isoform X2: MKLFVSEGNPHCLKVLAALEVTGAKCDVQYVNHEERVVPFLSRPALPALLLPSGLHLFSSNAICRYLFEVNGQDSSELCNQWLEWEATELQPALLQALHMAVLQGKGSEVSKVLQGPLNYLDQSLSKKNTPYLTGEAVSVADVVLWAALYPILSDSSLALGECKSVKIWFDHGAAMHSLQCAAQKVLQGKGLQGMKSYMQKQPAPQSSQCRDTQPCNSSPAESEEGERLVSEEEIEAAALTWSKSLNACPLVANRQHPILPQEGKRNLLVTSALPYVNNVPHLGNIIGCVLSADVFSRYGRLRDWNVLFVCGTDEYGTATENKAREEGLTPQQICDKYHAVHSSIYKWFQIDFDYFGRTTTEKQTEIAQNIFWRLHEHGFLVEDTVEQLRCESCQRFLADRFVEGTCPHCSYPEARGDQCDKCGRLINAVELREPQCKVCRQTPVIRSSKHLFLDLPKLETQLEQWLDKSTSTGDWTANAKQITRSWLRDGLKPRCITRDLKWGTPVPHPDFKEKVFYVWFDAPIGYLSITANYTDKWETWWKNPHQVELYNFMAKDNVPFHSVVFPCSLLGAQDNYTLVNHLVATEYLNYEDTKFSKSRGVGVFGDMAKDTGILSDVWRFYLLYVRPEGQDSAFSWADMATKNNSELLNNLGNFINRAGMFVTKFFEGCVPPMELQHEDKKLLALVGWELQQYIQLMDKVKIRDALKHILNISRHGNQYIQVNEPWKKIKGGDTERQRAGTVTGVSVNISCLLSVMLFPYMPSVSQTIRDQLNAPQSCINTMLQGTGAFVCALSAGHRIGTVSPLFQKLEVDQIEALKKRFGGQQTAAQAAASAQPATVPAPAAPAAAAEVVTVSGVDPEKAKQLTQAVAEQGEKVRALKAQKAEKAVITAEVAKLLDLKKQLALAEGKSPEPAPQKGKKK; this comes from the exons AGAGAGTGGTGCCCTTCCTTAGCCGTCCAGCCTTGCCAGCCCTGCTTCTGCCTAGTGGACTGCACCTATTCAGCTCCAATGCCATCTGCCG ATACCTGTTTGAAGTAAATGGACAAGACTCAAGTGAACTATGCAATCAGTGGCTTGAATGGGAAGCCACAGAATTACAG CCTGCACTGCTACAGGCCCTTCACATGGCAGTGCTGCAGGGAAAAGGATCAGAGGTGTCCAAGGTCCTCCAGGGACCCCTAAACTACTTGGACCAAAGCTTGAGCAAGAAGAACACGCCATATTTAACTGGG GAAGCCGTTTCAGttgctgatgttgttttgtGGGCTGCGCTATACCCCATTTTATCTGACTCTTCTCTAGCATTGG gtgaaTGCAAGTCTGTGAAGATTTGGTTTGACCATGGAGCTGCTATGCATAGTCTCCAGTGTGCTGCTCAGAAAGTGCTGCAGGGGAAAGGCCTGCAGGGCATGAAGAGCTACATGCAGAAGCAACCTGCCCCTCAGAGCAGCCAGTGCCGAGACACACAGCCATGCAATAGCAGCCCTGCTGAG AGTGAGGAAGGTGAGCGTTTGGTTTCAGAAGAGGAGATTGAGGCAGCTGCTCTCACCTGGAGTAAAAGTTTGAACGCCTGCCCATTGGTTGCAAACAGACAACACCCCAT TTTGCCACAAGAGGGCAAGCGAAACCTGCTTGTGACCAGCGCCTTGCCTTATGTCAACAACGTCCCCCACTTGGGCAACATCATCGGTTGCGTCCTCAGCGCTGACGTCTTCAGCAG GTACGGCCGCCTGCGAGATTGGAacgtgctgtttgtgtgtggcacAGATGAGTACGGCACAGCTACGGAGAACAAGGCCAGAGAGGAGGGTCTGACCCCGCAGCAGATCTGCGACAAGTATCATGCCGTTCACTCCAGCATCTACAAATGGTTCCAGATTGACTTTGACTATTTTGGCAGAACCACCACCGAGAAGCAGACGGA AATAGCCCAGAATATTTTCTGGCGACTCCACGAGCATGGTTTCCTCGTGGAAGACACGGTGGAGCAGCTGCGTTGTGAAAGCTGCCAGCGTTTCCTTGCTGACCGTTTTGTGGAAGGCACCTGTCCCCACTGCAGCTACCCCGAAGCTCGTGGTGACCAGTGTGACAAGTGTGGGCGGCTCATCAATGCCGTAGAGCTCAGG GAACCCCAGTGTAAGGTCTGCAGGCAGACTCCTGTCATCCGCTCCTCCAAACATCTTTTCCTGGACCTGCCAAAG CTGGAGACTCAGTTGGAGCAGTGGCTGGACAAGTCAACCAGCACAGGAGACTGGACAGCAAATGCCAAACAGATCACTCGCTCCTGGCTGAGAGATGGACTCAAACCTCGCTGCATCACCAGGGACCTGAAGTGGGGAACGCCAGTACCTCATCCTGACTTTAAAGAGAAG GTGTTCTACGTGTGGTTTGACGCCCCCATTGGTTATCTGTCCATTACCGCCAACTACACCGACAAATGGGAAACGTGGTGGAAGAATCCTCATCAG GTGGAGCTATACAACTTCATGGCCAAAGACAATGTGCCATTTCACAGTGTGGTGTTTCCCTGCTCCCTACTGGGTGCTCAAGACAACTACACTCTGGTCAACCACCTTGTTGCCACTG AGTATCTGAATTACGAAGACACTAAGTTCTCCAAGAGCCGTGGCGTGGGTGTGTTTGGTGACATGGCCAAGGACACGGGCATCCTGTCTGATGTGTGGCGGTTCTACCTCCTGTACGTGCGTCCAGAGGGACAGGATTCAGCCTTCTCCTGGGCCGACATGGCTACGAAAAACAACTCTGAGCTGCTCAACAACTTGGGCAACTTCATCAACAG agcTGGCATGTTTGTCACTAAGTTCTTTGAGGGCTGTGTTCCTCCGATGGAGCTACAGCATGAAGATAAGAAGCTCCTGGCTCTGGTGGGCTGGGAGCTGCAGCAGTACATCCAGCTCATGGACAAAGTCAA AATCCGTGATGCTCTGAAGCACATCCTCAACATCTCTCGCCACGGCAACCAATACATTCAGGTCAACGAACCTTGGAAGAAGATAAAGggaggagacacagaaag gCAGCGTGCGGGCACAGTGACCGGCGTGTCTGTGAATATCTCCTGCTTGCTCTCAGTGATGCTGTTTCCATACATGCCATCGGTCAGCCAAACCATCAGGGATCAACTCAACGCCCCACAGTCTTGCATCAATACCATGTTGCAAGGCACTGGCGCCTTTGTGTGTGCCTTGAGTGCCGGCCACCGTATTGGCACT GTCAGTCCGTTGTTCCAGAAGCTGGAGGTGGACCAGATTGAGGCTTTGAAGAAGAGATTTGGTGGACAGCAG ACGGCGGCTCAGGCTGCTGCCAGCGCTCAGCCTGCCACTGTGccagctcctgctgctcctgctgctgctgctgaggtggTGACGGTGAGCGGAGTGGACCCAGAGAAAGCCAAGCAGCTCACACAGGCTGTGGCTGAGCAG GGGGAAAAGGTGCGAGCACTAAAAGCCCAGAAGGCAGAGAAGGCCGTGATCACAGCAGAGGTGGCCAAACTGTTGGACCTTAAGAAACAGCTGGCTCTGGCTGAGGGGAAGAGCCCTGAGCCTGCACCTCAGAAGGGCAAGAAGAAGTGA
- the mars1 gene encoding methionine--tRNA ligase, cytoplasmic isoform X3 encodes MAVLQGKGSEVSKVLQGPLNYLDQSLSKKNTPYLTGEAVSVADVVLWAALYPILSDSSLALGECKSVKIWFDHGAAMHSLQCAAQKVLQGKGLQGMKSYMQKQPAPQSSQCRDTQPCNSSPAESEEGERLVSEEEIEAAALTWSKSLNACPLVANRQHPILPQEGKRNLLVTSALPYVNNVPHLGNIIGCVLSADVFSRYGRLRDWNVLFVCGTDEYGTATENKAREEGLTPQQICDKYHAVHSSIYKWFQIDFDYFGRTTTEKQTEIAQNIFWRLHEHGFLVEDTVEQLRCESCQRFLADRFVEGTCPHCSYPEARGDQCDKCGRLINAVELREPQCKVCRQTPVIRSSKHLFLDLPKLETQLEQWLDKSTSTGDWTANAKQITRSWLRDGLKPRCITRDLKWGTPVPHPDFKEKVFYVWFDAPIGYLSITANYTDKWETWWKNPHQVELYNFMAKDNVPFHSVVFPCSLLGAQDNYTLVNHLVATEYLNYEDTKFSKSRGVGVFGDMAKDTGILSDVWRFYLLYVRPEGQDSAFSWADMATKNNSELLNNLGNFINRAGMFVTKFFEGCVPPMELQHEDKKLLALVGWELQQYIQLMDKVKIRDALKHILNISRHGNQYIQVNEPWKKIKGGDTERQRAGTVTGVSVNISCLLSVMLFPYMPSVSQTIRDQLNAPQSCINTMLQGTGAFVCALSAGHRIGTVSPLFQKLEVDQIEALKKRFGGQQPEDEPPKKKTAAQAAASAQPATVPAPAAPAAAAEVVTVSGVDPEKAKQLTQAVAEQGEKVRALKAQKAEKAVITAEVAKLLDLKKQLALAEGKSPEPAPQKGKKK; translated from the exons ATGGCAGTGCTGCAGGGAAAAGGATCAGAGGTGTCCAAGGTCCTCCAGGGACCCCTAAACTACTTGGACCAAAGCTTGAGCAAGAAGAACACGCCATATTTAACTGGG GAAGCCGTTTCAGttgctgatgttgttttgtGGGCTGCGCTATACCCCATTTTATCTGACTCTTCTCTAGCATTGG gtgaaTGCAAGTCTGTGAAGATTTGGTTTGACCATGGAGCTGCTATGCATAGTCTCCAGTGTGCTGCTCAGAAAGTGCTGCAGGGGAAAGGCCTGCAGGGCATGAAGAGCTACATGCAGAAGCAACCTGCCCCTCAGAGCAGCCAGTGCCGAGACACACAGCCATGCAATAGCAGCCCTGCTGAG AGTGAGGAAGGTGAGCGTTTGGTTTCAGAAGAGGAGATTGAGGCAGCTGCTCTCACCTGGAGTAAAAGTTTGAACGCCTGCCCATTGGTTGCAAACAGACAACACCCCAT TTTGCCACAAGAGGGCAAGCGAAACCTGCTTGTGACCAGCGCCTTGCCTTATGTCAACAACGTCCCCCACTTGGGCAACATCATCGGTTGCGTCCTCAGCGCTGACGTCTTCAGCAG GTACGGCCGCCTGCGAGATTGGAacgtgctgtttgtgtgtggcacAGATGAGTACGGCACAGCTACGGAGAACAAGGCCAGAGAGGAGGGTCTGACCCCGCAGCAGATCTGCGACAAGTATCATGCCGTTCACTCCAGCATCTACAAATGGTTCCAGATTGACTTTGACTATTTTGGCAGAACCACCACCGAGAAGCAGACGGA AATAGCCCAGAATATTTTCTGGCGACTCCACGAGCATGGTTTCCTCGTGGAAGACACGGTGGAGCAGCTGCGTTGTGAAAGCTGCCAGCGTTTCCTTGCTGACCGTTTTGTGGAAGGCACCTGTCCCCACTGCAGCTACCCCGAAGCTCGTGGTGACCAGTGTGACAAGTGTGGGCGGCTCATCAATGCCGTAGAGCTCAGG GAACCCCAGTGTAAGGTCTGCAGGCAGACTCCTGTCATCCGCTCCTCCAAACATCTTTTCCTGGACCTGCCAAAG CTGGAGACTCAGTTGGAGCAGTGGCTGGACAAGTCAACCAGCACAGGAGACTGGACAGCAAATGCCAAACAGATCACTCGCTCCTGGCTGAGAGATGGACTCAAACCTCGCTGCATCACCAGGGACCTGAAGTGGGGAACGCCAGTACCTCATCCTGACTTTAAAGAGAAG GTGTTCTACGTGTGGTTTGACGCCCCCATTGGTTATCTGTCCATTACCGCCAACTACACCGACAAATGGGAAACGTGGTGGAAGAATCCTCATCAG GTGGAGCTATACAACTTCATGGCCAAAGACAATGTGCCATTTCACAGTGTGGTGTTTCCCTGCTCCCTACTGGGTGCTCAAGACAACTACACTCTGGTCAACCACCTTGTTGCCACTG AGTATCTGAATTACGAAGACACTAAGTTCTCCAAGAGCCGTGGCGTGGGTGTGTTTGGTGACATGGCCAAGGACACGGGCATCCTGTCTGATGTGTGGCGGTTCTACCTCCTGTACGTGCGTCCAGAGGGACAGGATTCAGCCTTCTCCTGGGCCGACATGGCTACGAAAAACAACTCTGAGCTGCTCAACAACTTGGGCAACTTCATCAACAG agcTGGCATGTTTGTCACTAAGTTCTTTGAGGGCTGTGTTCCTCCGATGGAGCTACAGCATGAAGATAAGAAGCTCCTGGCTCTGGTGGGCTGGGAGCTGCAGCAGTACATCCAGCTCATGGACAAAGTCAA AATCCGTGATGCTCTGAAGCACATCCTCAACATCTCTCGCCACGGCAACCAATACATTCAGGTCAACGAACCTTGGAAGAAGATAAAGggaggagacacagaaag gCAGCGTGCGGGCACAGTGACCGGCGTGTCTGTGAATATCTCCTGCTTGCTCTCAGTGATGCTGTTTCCATACATGCCATCGGTCAGCCAAACCATCAGGGATCAACTCAACGCCCCACAGTCTTGCATCAATACCATGTTGCAAGGCACTGGCGCCTTTGTGTGTGCCTTGAGTGCCGGCCACCGTATTGGCACT GTCAGTCCGTTGTTCCAGAAGCTGGAGGTGGACCAGATTGAGGCTTTGAAGAAGAGATTTGGTGGACAGCAG CCTGAAGATGAACCACCTAAAAAAAAG ACGGCGGCTCAGGCTGCTGCCAGCGCTCAGCCTGCCACTGTGccagctcctgctgctcctgctgctgctgctgaggtggTGACGGTGAGCGGAGTGGACCCAGAGAAAGCCAAGCAGCTCACACAGGCTGTGGCTGAGCAG GGGGAAAAGGTGCGAGCACTAAAAGCCCAGAAGGCAGAGAAGGCCGTGATCACAGCAGAGGTGGCCAAACTGTTGGACCTTAAGAAACAGCTGGCTCTGGCTGAGGGGAAGAGCCCTGAGCCTGCACCTCAGAAGGGCAAGAAGAAGTGA